From Candidatus Bathyarchaeota archaeon, a single genomic window includes:
- a CDS encoding YeeE/YedE family protein: MFPLGIEPYLLGGLIVGIGVSLIYLVTGLHATQSSFFTTTLSWFSKRKNFQKDSNIKQRGWRLTLATGLVIGAFIHTLTLSPTGFWTTSVQLWRLILGGLLVGFGTRLSSGCTSGHGISGLASLSKTSLYSVIVFMGVGIVTASIVNILGVSP, translated from the coding sequence ATGTTTCCTCTTGGAATTGAACCATATTTACTGGGCGGACTAATAGTTGGAATTGGAGTATCTTTAATATACCTAGTAACAGGGCTACATGCAACTCAAAGCAGCTTTTTTACAACCACATTATCTTGGTTCTCTAAAAGAAAAAATTTCCAGAAAGACTCAAATATAAAACAAAGAGGCTGGAGATTAACGTTAGCTACAGGTCTAGTCATCGGAGCATTTATTCACACTCTTACACTTTCACCGACAGGATTTTGGACAACCTCAGTTCAATTATGGCGGTTAATTCTGGGCGGATTATTAGTAGGATTTGGAACAAGACTATCCAGCGGATGCACTTCAGGTCATGGAATAAGTGGATTAGCATCACTTTCTAAAACATCTCTATATTCTGTTATCGTTTTCATGGGCGTTGGCATCGTAACGGCGAGCATTGTTAATATATTGGGCGTTTCACCATGA
- a CDS encoding YeeE/YedE thiosulfate transporter family protein gives MNKRNIIVLIGGILFGFGLSYSGMTKQEIVLSFLKLEDLGLIFVLGGAALVTAFAINVLAKYQKKPVLGGEFKPRRGILSWKTIIGAVIFGIGWGISGQCPGSAVASLGTGNLPVLLGIFAMFIGAYLKERLES, from the coding sequence ATGAACAAAAGAAACATAATCGTACTAATTGGCGGGATACTGTTTGGGTTCGGTCTATCATATAGTGGAATGACCAAACAAGAAATTGTCCTAAGTTTCCTAAAATTAGAAGATTTGGGGCTAATATTCGTCTTAGGCGGAGCAGCATTAGTAACAGCCTTTGCAATAAACGTATTAGCAAAATATCAAAAAAAGCCAGTACTTGGTGGTGAATTCAAACCAAGACGCGGGATTCTGTCATGGAAAACTATAATCGGTGCAGTCATATTTGGAATCGGTTGGGGAATTTCAGGTCAATGTCCAGGTTCTGCAGTAGCAAGCCTAGGCACAGGCAACTTACCAGTTTTACTCGGAATTTTTGCAATGTTCATTGGGGCCTACTTAAAAGAGCGTTTAGAGTCCTAA